Part of the Aciduliprofundum boonei T469 genome is shown below.
ATTTGAAGAGTATATAAACTCTGAGAGCAAAAGAGAATTTGTGAACAATCTTAGAGAACTGGAAGAAATATCATACAAGCTTGGAGAGAAGTATCAAAATAGGTTGGAAGAGAAAAAGAGAGAATGGAGAGTAAAGTAATTTTTCTGGTTATTATCCTCCTTCTCATTCCGTATTCTCATGGAGAGATTGGAGAAAACGCTGCCAAGGAGCATCTTTTAATATATGAAGCAAGCCCGTATCCCTACGCAAAAACAGATATGGAATATGTTTGCATTTTTAACCCATTAAATGTAAAAATAAATTTAAACGGTTATTTTATAACTGATTTTGAAGGTAAGCTTATTCTCCACGGCTCAATTACACCTAATTCAAAAATATACATAGCCCAAAATTCTTCATCTTTCCTTAACTTTATGGGTTTCTATCCAAATTACACATACGCAGAGCTCAAAGATGGTAAATTCTCCCTAGCAAACAAGGGTGACGAAATTGCCCTTTACAACGGGTCAAAAATGGTGGACATGGTGATTTATGGAAATTCAAAATACAATGGCACAGGATGGATTGGCAAGCCATTAAAACTAACCCAGGGACATATAATTAGAAGAAAAAATCTAATAGATACAAATACACCCAAAGATTGGAGCACATACCATGTAATAGGTCAAAGTGATTTTAAGCCAGAAGTATTCAAAGCATCTTTGGAAATATTTCCCTATCCTGATAAATGGAAAGAGGTTTTGAGATTCACTAAAGAAGCAAAAAGCAAAATTCTCATAGAATCTTACACAATGGATAGCCTCGCCCTTGAAAAAGTGCTTGAAGAAAAATTGAAAGATGGTGTTGAAGTAAATATACTATTGGACGGCTCTCCAATCGGGGGCATTAAAGATTCGGAAAAATACATCTTGCAGAGGTTATATTTAAAGGGTGCAAATATAAAATTCATGATCAACGAGCCCTCCAAAGGCATATACGACAGATACACATTCTTGCATGCAAAGTTCATAATAGTTGATGATGATAAAGTACTTGTATCAACTGAAAATTTTGGAGATTCGTCCCTATCACCTTGTGGAAATAGGGGATATGGAGTTATAGTTAGAAACGAGAATTTTGCAAGGTACATGGTAAGGGTATTTTACGATGATTCTAAAAATGTAGAAGACATAGAGAATTATTCCGGCTATTTCCAAAATGTAAGTTTAGAGGAAAATAGAATAGAATTGCGAAGAGCAACATTTAGCAGTGTGAATCTCACCGCCTATATAGAGCCACTAATAGCACCCGATTTCTCATATGCTCTCTTCCAAAGCTTTGTATCGGGGCAGAGAGACCTTAAAATAGAGGCTCTCTACATAGACAATAATGTTTGGAATATGTTGAAAAATAAAACATATCGAGCTTTAGTTCAATACAGAAGGGAAGGAGAGAATGCAAGGTTGTTTGATGGATACGAGCATTACATTCCATATCTACATGCAAAGCTGATTATCGGGGATTCTTCCGTACTTGTTGGAAGTATGAACTTTGGAATATCCTCCATGCTTAGGAACAGAGAAGTATCCCTGATAATAAAAAGCAAAAATGCGGCAAATTATCTATCAAAAATATTTGATTACGATTGGGACGGAAAATACAAGCCCATAATATTCGCCCATATAATTGAAGAGAAAAATGAGTTAACTATAGATTTATCAAAAAGCGTTGGAAATATAAAGGACTACATAATTTATGTTGATGGAAAGAAAATTTATGAGACAAACGATGCAATTATTCACTTAAAATTAGGTTCGGGAGTTCATAAGATAAAAATCATTGCCATAGATTACTGGGGAAATACTGCAAGTTTGGAGAAAAATGTAAAAATTGAAGGGAGTACATTTGATCCGAGACTCATAATACTCTTAGTATTTCTTGCATTCTTCTTGTATGAAATTTGGAAGAATCATGGATGAATGATAAATCTCTTCATTGAAATATCTCGTTTTAAAATTCAAAGGCCTTCTAAGTTTTATTTCTTCATCACTCGCCATAACAAAACTCCACATCCCGCTTGGATAAGTGGGTATATATGCAAGATATATCTTCACATTCTCAAAGCTCTTACTTAGGCTTCTTCTAACTTTGCACACTTCTTCTGGGTGATAAAATGGAGTGCCGCATTGCTGTGATATTATCCCCCCATCTGCCAAGGATTTTTTAACATTCATATAAAACTCCTCTGTAAACAACCCTTCAGCTGGACCAACGGGATCGGTGGAATCAATTATTATTACATCAAAATTTTTGTTTTTCTTTACAAATTCTATTCCATTTTCTATGTGCAAATGCAATTTGGGGTTTTCATAACTTGAGGCTACGCTTGGCAAATGTTTTCTGGCAATTTTAACAACCTCTTCATCAATTTCTACTAAATGCACTTCATCCACATCATGCTTTAAAACTTCCCTTGCAGCGCCCCCATCACCTCCCCCAATAATCAAAATTTTTCTTGGATTTCTATGCGTGAGCAAAGGAGGATGAACTATCATTTCATGATATATGAACTCATCCCTCTCAGTCATCTGAACAGTTCCATCAATAACAAGCAATTTTCCATAATCATAGGTATCGAAGAGATGAATATCCTGATAATCAGAATGAACATGCCCAATTTCCTCTTTTATTCTGAATCCAATCTTTATATTTTTAGTATGCATCTCCGAGTACCAGAGCTCCATAATTTGGTCAAATTTAGCAGATATTTTAAACTTTTGCGAAGAATTACAATAACTTTTTTATAGGAAATGCAATATCGCTACCCACACGGTGAGTAGCATGCTACGGAACAAATTTAAATTTGATATAAACAGAACAACAGTGCTTGTCGTTGTAGCTTTGGCATCTATTATGGCCTTGGGATTTTTTATAAGGGTGTACTGGGCCATAGGACCATCTATTCAGTACGGCTATTCT
Proteins encoded:
- a CDS encoding phospholipase D-like domain-containing protein, producing the protein MESKVIFLVIILLLIPYSHGEIGENAAKEHLLIYEASPYPYAKTDMEYVCIFNPLNVKINLNGYFITDFEGKLILHGSITPNSKIYIAQNSSSFLNFMGFYPNYTYAELKDGKFSLANKGDEIALYNGSKMVDMVIYGNSKYNGTGWIGKPLKLTQGHIIRRKNLIDTNTPKDWSTYHVIGQSDFKPEVFKASLEIFPYPDKWKEVLRFTKEAKSKILIESYTMDSLALEKVLEEKLKDGVEVNILLDGSPIGGIKDSEKYILQRLYLKGANIKFMINEPSKGIYDRYTFLHAKFIIVDDDKVLVSTENFGDSSLSPCGNRGYGVIVRNENFARYMVRVFYDDSKNVEDIENYSGYFQNVSLEENRIELRRATFSSVNLTAYIEPLIAPDFSYALFQSFVSGQRDLKIEALYIDNNVWNMLKNKTYRALVQYRREGENARLFDGYEHYIPYLHAKLIIGDSSVLVGSMNFGISSMLRNREVSLIIKSKNAANYLSKIFDYDWDGKYKPIIFAHIIEEKNELTIDLSKSVGNIKDYIIYVDGKKIYETNDAIIHLKLGSGVHKIKIIAIDYWGNTASLEKNVKIEGSTFDPRLIILLVFLAFFLYEIWKNHG
- the speE gene encoding polyamine aminopropyltransferase, whose product is MELWYSEMHTKNIKIGFRIKEEIGHVHSDYQDIHLFDTYDYGKLLVIDGTVQMTERDEFIYHEMIVHPPLLTHRNPRKILIIGGGDGGAAREVLKHDVDEVHLVEIDEEVVKIARKHLPSVASSYENPKLHLHIENGIEFVKKNKNFDVIIIDSTDPVGPAEGLFTEEFYMNVKKSLADGGIISQQCGTPFYHPEEVCKVRRSLSKSFENVKIYLAYIPTYPSGMWSFVMASDEEIKLRRPLNFKTRYFNEEIYHSSMILPNFIQEECKKY